A genomic segment from Pseudomonas sessilinigenes encodes:
- a CDS encoding GNAT family N-acetyltransferase, whose translation MTSTAGDSVCDLYHRAEDYFFVSISQFYRRFGADLSAYCTGVEASSLNLLIMKNQGPHSAAQLAEGVAFLQLTGMPFCVVVPEAHVAHVSEPLRQQQLLPADRTTCMVLDLEAYEAPQVSAQRMDIRCTDDCLEDWGLPVESAFESGAGGIEQYLARHRAALQSGRALRHFTLYVDQRPVSALTLSLGPAVARLDDIGTLQQCQGRGHATALIHHVLAFAKAQGAGTCVLEASLDGLSIYRKVGFKRLFDYRTFCQE comes from the coding sequence ATGACGAGTACGGCCGGGGATTCGGTCTGCGACCTGTATCACCGTGCGGAGGACTATTTCTTCGTATCCATCTCCCAGTTCTATCGTCGCTTCGGAGCGGACCTGAGTGCCTATTGCACCGGGGTCGAGGCCAGCAGCCTGAACTTGCTGATCATGAAGAACCAGGGCCCGCACAGCGCTGCCCAGCTGGCCGAAGGCGTGGCCTTCCTGCAACTGACCGGCATGCCGTTTTGCGTCGTGGTACCCGAGGCTCATGTAGCTCATGTCAGCGAACCGTTACGCCAGCAACAGCTACTGCCGGCAGACCGAACCACTTGCATGGTCCTCGACCTCGAGGCCTATGAAGCGCCACAGGTATCGGCGCAACGGATGGATATCCGTTGCACCGATGATTGCCTTGAAGACTGGGGGCTGCCGGTGGAGAGCGCATTCGAGTCCGGCGCAGGGGGGATCGAACAGTACCTGGCCCGGCACCGGGCCGCGTTGCAGTCCGGTAGGGCATTGCGCCATTTCACCCTGTATGTCGATCAACGTCCGGTGAGCGCCTTGACCCTCTCCCTGGGGCCCGCAGTGGCGCGCCTGGACGACATCGGTACCTTGCAACAGTGCCAGGGGCGCGGTCACGCCACGGCGCTCATCCACCATGTGCTGGCTTTCGCCAAGGCCCAGGGGGCCGGGACTTGCGTCCTGGAGGCGTCTCTGGACGGCCTGTCGATCTATCGCAAGGTCGGCTTCAAGCGCCTGTTCGACTACCGCACCTTCTGCCAGGAGTGA
- a CDS encoding AraC family transcriptional regulator, protein MIDSAQLHHLPRAMAAQRPRDIDSLLANLALVMPLLDGIPSAVFFVKDLQARYLIANLTLAQRCGFKNIRPLLGKTSAEVFPEMLGPVYTEQDRRVLLQGITIKGQLELHLYGSREPGWCLTHKLPLHGSSGEIIGMAGISLDLQAARDTHPAYERLAAVDRHIREHYNEAIRLEDLTRIANLSIAQLERYCKRIFHLTPRQMIHKARLENASRLLITEEPITEVALQCGYTDHSAFSRQFKALTGVSPRQFRLNAGR, encoded by the coding sequence ATGATCGATAGCGCACAACTGCACCATCTGCCCCGGGCCATGGCCGCCCAGCGCCCCCGGGACATCGACAGCCTGCTGGCCAACCTGGCCCTGGTCATGCCCCTGCTGGACGGCATTCCCAGCGCCGTGTTCTTCGTCAAGGACCTGCAGGCCCGCTACCTGATTGCCAACCTGACCCTGGCCCAACGCTGTGGCTTCAAGAACATCCGCCCGTTGCTGGGCAAGACCTCCGCCGAGGTCTTCCCCGAAATGCTCGGGCCCGTCTATACCGAGCAGGATCGGCGCGTGCTGCTCCAGGGCATCACTATCAAGGGCCAGCTGGAATTGCACCTGTATGGCAGCCGCGAACCAGGCTGGTGCCTGACCCACAAGCTGCCACTGCACGGAAGCAGTGGCGAGATCATCGGCATGGCCGGCATATCCCTTGACTTGCAAGCCGCTCGCGACACCCACCCGGCCTACGAACGCCTGGCAGCGGTGGATCGGCACATTCGCGAGCACTACAACGAGGCCATCCGCCTGGAGGACCTGACCCGCATCGCCAACCTGTCCATCGCCCAGCTGGAGCGCTACTGCAAGCGCATCTTCCACCTGACGCCACGGCAGATGATTCACAAGGCCCGCCTGGAAAACGCCTCGCGCCTCCTGATCACCGAGGAACCGATCACCGAGGTGGCGCTGCAGTGCGGCTACACCGACCACAGCGCCTTCAGCCGACAGTTCAAGGCCCTGACCGGAGTCAGCCCGCGCCAGTTCCGACTTAATGCCGGTCGCTAG